A region from the Lolium perenne isolate Kyuss_39 chromosome 4, Kyuss_2.0, whole genome shotgun sequence genome encodes:
- the LOC127296804 gene encoding uncharacterized protein, whose protein sequence is MLGCFSRLRRPASTAGAPAPVQHPCDDASTSATSTSTTPTSPCSSSSSARFKKASLRDGGSRGREVDGAVAKEYLSSAVTVDSGLSSAIASRRFFLASPGRSNSIVDSSAHAGVIGLGAAGVAVPTYSPDPHADFLKSMEEMSAALQLDARRRGDRARLHELLLCYLALNDKRAHRYIVSAFTDLLLRLTATTDDLELEHEQDAL, encoded by the coding sequence ATGCTTGGCTGCTTCTCCCGGCTCCGGCGGCCGGCGTCTACAGCCGGGGCACCGGCGCCCGTGCAGCATCCGTGTGACGACGCTTCCACGTCTGCTACGTCGACCTCCACCACGCCCACCTCTCCGTGCTCGTCCTCTTCCTCCGCCCGCTTCAAGAAAGCGAGCCTCCGGGACGGTGGCAGCAGAGGCCGGGAAGTCGACGGCGCCGTCGCGAAGGAGTACCTGTCTTCCGCGGTCACCGTGGACTCCGGGCTGTCGTCGGCCATCGCGTCCCGCCGGTTCTTCCTCGCCTCTCCAGGCCGGTCCAACTCCATCGTCGACTCGTCGGCGCACGCCGGGGTGATCGGTTTGGGCGCGGCCGGCGTGGCTGTGCCGACCTACTCGCCGGACCCGCACGCCGACTTCCTCAAGTCCATGGAGGAGATGTCCGCGGCGCTGCAGCTGGACGCCAGGCGGCGCGGCGACAGGGCGCGCCTCCACGAGCTGCTGCTCTGCTACCTCGCGCTCAACGACAAGCGCGCACACAGGTACATCGTCAGCGCCTTCACCGACCTCCTGCTCCGCCTCACCGCCACCACCGACGACCTCGAGCTCGAGCACGAGCAGGACGCCTTGTAG
- the LOC127296802 gene encoding beta-fructofuranosidase, insoluble isoenzyme 4 isoform X1: MAHAWAFFLLALFSFSSCVSKLFICSRNGEGSFLCTRSQEVPSIASKRYRTAYHFQSPKNWINDPCGPMYYNGIYHEFYQYNPGGTIADNIVWGHSVSTDLINWIQLEPAIVRDTPYDINGCWTGSITILPGDQPVIIYTGRDSKDHQSQNIVLPKNRSDPYLREWTKADNNPRILPVGPGLNSTEFRDPTTGWIGPDGLWRIAIGAELNGYGAALLYKSEDFLNWTRVDHPLYSDNAPSMWECPDFFAVLPGNNGGLDLSAAIPKGAKHVLKMSVDYSDKYMIGVYDLKRDAFVPDVVLDDRRLWLRMDYGTFYASKSFFDSKKGRRIIWGWSNETDSVSDDGVKGWAGIHAIPRTIWLDSDGKQLLQWPIDEIESLRKDEINHQGLELKNGDLFEIKGIDTLQADVEVDFELASIDSADPFDPSWLFDVERHCREAGASAKGGIGPFGLVVLASDNMEEHIAVHFRVYKSQKSHMILMCSDLRRSSLRSGLYTPAYGGFFEFDLEKERKISLRTLIDRSVVESFGGGGRVCITARIYPVALVDGRVHMYAFNNGSTTVRVPQLRAWSMMTAQVNVNKG, from the exons ATGGCCCATGCTTGggccttcttcctccttgccCTCTTTTCCTTCTCCTCCTGTGTGTCCAAGCTCTTCATCTGCAGCAGGAATGGCGAGGGATCCTTCCTCTGTACACGGTCTCAGGAAGTCCCCTCCATTGCCAGCAAGAGGTACAGGACTGCCTACCACTTCCAGTCTCCCAAGAACTGGATCAATG ATCCATGTG GACCCATGTACTACAATGGCATCTACCATGAATTCTACCAGTATAACCCCGGTGGTACCATCGCGGATAACATAGTTTGGGGCCATTCAGTTTCAACCGACCTCATCAACTGGATCCAGCTTGAACCCGCAATAGTACGGGATACCCCATATGACATAAATGGTTGCTGGACCGGCTCAATCACAATTCTACCTGGTGATCAGCCTGTCATCATATACACCGGTCGTGACTCGAAGGATCATCAGAGCCAAAACATTGTGCTTCCCAAAAACCGATCTGACCCATACCTGAGGGAATGGACCAAAGCAGACAATAACCCCAGGATCCTACCGGTCGGACCAGGCTTGAACTCGACTGAGTTCAGGGATCCGACAACTGGTTGGATCGGACCGGATGGACTATGGAGAATAGCAATTGGTGCTGAGCTGAATGGTTACGGTGCCGCACTGTTGTACAAGAGTGAAGACTTTCTGAATTGGACTAGAGTTGATCACCCACTGTATTCAGACAATGCTCCATCAATGTGGGAGTGCCCAGATTTCTTCGCGGTATTGCCAGGCAATAACGGTGGACTGGACCTGTCTGCAGCGATCCCGAAAGGCGCCAAACATGTCCTGAAAATGAGTGTGGATTATTCTGACAAGTACATGATAGGGGTTTATGATCTCAAACGTGATGCGTTTGTTCCGGATGTTGTCCTAGATGACCGTCGGCTGTGGTTGAGGATGGATTACGGCACTTTCTATGCTTCAAAATCCTTCTTCGACTCGAAAAAGGGCAGGAGGATCATATGGGGTTGGTCCAACGAGACAGATAGTGTTTCAGATGATGGCGTGAAAGGTTGGGCAGGCATCCAT GCAATCCCCAGGACAATTTGGTTAGACAGCGATGGCAAACAGTTGCTGCAATGGCCGATTGATGAGATTGAGTCCCTTCGAAAAGATGAAATCAACCATCAAGGACTAGAGCTGAAGAACGGAGACCTATTTGAGATTAAGGGAATTGACACTTTGCAG GCTGATGTTGAAGTAGATTTTGAGCTGGCGTCCATCGACAGCGCCGATCCTTTTGATCCTTCCTGGCTTTTTGATGTCGAGAGGCATTGCCGGGAAGCAGGTGCATCGGCTAAAGGTGGCATAGGGCCATTTGGACTTGTTGTCCTGGCCTCTGACAACATGGAGGAGCACATTGCTGTGCACTTCAGAGTTTATAAATCGCAGAAAAGCCACATGATCCTCATGTGCTCTGATCTAAGAAG GTCTTCTCTGAGATCAGGACTGTACACACCAGCCTATGGAGGCTTCTTCGAATTTGACCTTGAAAAGGAAAGGAAGATATCTCTCAGAACTCTG ATTGACCGGTCGGTGGTGGAGAGCTTTGGCGGCGGTGGTAGGGTCTGCATAACAGCCAGGATTTATCCAGTGGCACTTGTCGATGGCAGGGTCCACATGTATGCCTTCAACAATGGAAGTACCACGGTCAGGGTGCCACAACTCAGGGCATGGAGCATGATGACAGCACAAGTGAATGTGAATAAGGGTTGA
- the LOC127296802 gene encoding beta-fructofuranosidase, insoluble isoenzyme 4 isoform X2, with protein sequence MAHAWAFFLLALFSFSSCVSKLFICSRNGEGSFLCTRSQEVPSIASKRYRTAYHFQSPKNWINGPMYYNGIYHEFYQYNPGGTIADNIVWGHSVSTDLINWIQLEPAIVRDTPYDINGCWTGSITILPGDQPVIIYTGRDSKDHQSQNIVLPKNRSDPYLREWTKADNNPRILPVGPGLNSTEFRDPTTGWIGPDGLWRIAIGAELNGYGAALLYKSEDFLNWTRVDHPLYSDNAPSMWECPDFFAVLPGNNGGLDLSAAIPKGAKHVLKMSVDYSDKYMIGVYDLKRDAFVPDVVLDDRRLWLRMDYGTFYASKSFFDSKKGRRIIWGWSNETDSVSDDGVKGWAGIHAIPRTIWLDSDGKQLLQWPIDEIESLRKDEINHQGLELKNGDLFEIKGIDTLQADVEVDFELASIDSADPFDPSWLFDVERHCREAGASAKGGIGPFGLVVLASDNMEEHIAVHFRVYKSQKSHMILMCSDLRRSSLRSGLYTPAYGGFFEFDLEKERKISLRTLIDRSVVESFGGGGRVCITARIYPVALVDGRVHMYAFNNGSTTVRVPQLRAWSMMTAQVNVNKG encoded by the exons ATGGCCCATGCTTGggccttcttcctccttgccCTCTTTTCCTTCTCCTCCTGTGTGTCCAAGCTCTTCATCTGCAGCAGGAATGGCGAGGGATCCTTCCTCTGTACACGGTCTCAGGAAGTCCCCTCCATTGCCAGCAAGAGGTACAGGACTGCCTACCACTTCCAGTCTCCCAAGAACTGGATCAATG GACCCATGTACTACAATGGCATCTACCATGAATTCTACCAGTATAACCCCGGTGGTACCATCGCGGATAACATAGTTTGGGGCCATTCAGTTTCAACCGACCTCATCAACTGGATCCAGCTTGAACCCGCAATAGTACGGGATACCCCATATGACATAAATGGTTGCTGGACCGGCTCAATCACAATTCTACCTGGTGATCAGCCTGTCATCATATACACCGGTCGTGACTCGAAGGATCATCAGAGCCAAAACATTGTGCTTCCCAAAAACCGATCTGACCCATACCTGAGGGAATGGACCAAAGCAGACAATAACCCCAGGATCCTACCGGTCGGACCAGGCTTGAACTCGACTGAGTTCAGGGATCCGACAACTGGTTGGATCGGACCGGATGGACTATGGAGAATAGCAATTGGTGCTGAGCTGAATGGTTACGGTGCCGCACTGTTGTACAAGAGTGAAGACTTTCTGAATTGGACTAGAGTTGATCACCCACTGTATTCAGACAATGCTCCATCAATGTGGGAGTGCCCAGATTTCTTCGCGGTATTGCCAGGCAATAACGGTGGACTGGACCTGTCTGCAGCGATCCCGAAAGGCGCCAAACATGTCCTGAAAATGAGTGTGGATTATTCTGACAAGTACATGATAGGGGTTTATGATCTCAAACGTGATGCGTTTGTTCCGGATGTTGTCCTAGATGACCGTCGGCTGTGGTTGAGGATGGATTACGGCACTTTCTATGCTTCAAAATCCTTCTTCGACTCGAAAAAGGGCAGGAGGATCATATGGGGTTGGTCCAACGAGACAGATAGTGTTTCAGATGATGGCGTGAAAGGTTGGGCAGGCATCCAT GCAATCCCCAGGACAATTTGGTTAGACAGCGATGGCAAACAGTTGCTGCAATGGCCGATTGATGAGATTGAGTCCCTTCGAAAAGATGAAATCAACCATCAAGGACTAGAGCTGAAGAACGGAGACCTATTTGAGATTAAGGGAATTGACACTTTGCAG GCTGATGTTGAAGTAGATTTTGAGCTGGCGTCCATCGACAGCGCCGATCCTTTTGATCCTTCCTGGCTTTTTGATGTCGAGAGGCATTGCCGGGAAGCAGGTGCATCGGCTAAAGGTGGCATAGGGCCATTTGGACTTGTTGTCCTGGCCTCTGACAACATGGAGGAGCACATTGCTGTGCACTTCAGAGTTTATAAATCGCAGAAAAGCCACATGATCCTCATGTGCTCTGATCTAAGAAG GTCTTCTCTGAGATCAGGACTGTACACACCAGCCTATGGAGGCTTCTTCGAATTTGACCTTGAAAAGGAAAGGAAGATATCTCTCAGAACTCTG ATTGACCGGTCGGTGGTGGAGAGCTTTGGCGGCGGTGGTAGGGTCTGCATAACAGCCAGGATTTATCCAGTGGCACTTGTCGATGGCAGGGTCCACATGTATGCCTTCAACAATGGAAGTACCACGGTCAGGGTGCCACAACTCAGGGCATGGAGCATGATGACAGCACAAGTGAATGTGAATAAGGGTTGA
- the LOC127296802 gene encoding beta-fructofuranosidase, insoluble isoenzyme 4 isoform X3, whose protein sequence is MDCRSLEIYDNTKDPCGPMYYNGIYHEFYQYNPGGTIADNIVWGHSVSTDLINWIQLEPAIVRDTPYDINGCWTGSITILPGDQPVIIYTGRDSKDHQSQNIVLPKNRSDPYLREWTKADNNPRILPVGPGLNSTEFRDPTTGWIGPDGLWRIAIGAELNGYGAALLYKSEDFLNWTRVDHPLYSDNAPSMWECPDFFAVLPGNNGGLDLSAAIPKGAKHVLKMSVDYSDKYMIGVYDLKRDAFVPDVVLDDRRLWLRMDYGTFYASKSFFDSKKGRRIIWGWSNETDSVSDDGVKGWAGIHAIPRTIWLDSDGKQLLQWPIDEIESLRKDEINHQGLELKNGDLFEIKGIDTLQADVEVDFELASIDSADPFDPSWLFDVERHCREAGASAKGGIGPFGLVVLASDNMEEHIAVHFRVYKSQKSHMILMCSDLRRSSLRSGLYTPAYGGFFEFDLEKERKISLRTLIDRSVVESFGGGGRVCITARIYPVALVDGRVHMYAFNNGSTTVRVPQLRAWSMMTAQVNVNKG, encoded by the exons ATGGATTGCCGATCCTTGGAAATATACGACAACACAAAAGATCCATGTG GACCCATGTACTACAATGGCATCTACCATGAATTCTACCAGTATAACCCCGGTGGTACCATCGCGGATAACATAGTTTGGGGCCATTCAGTTTCAACCGACCTCATCAACTGGATCCAGCTTGAACCCGCAATAGTACGGGATACCCCATATGACATAAATGGTTGCTGGACCGGCTCAATCACAATTCTACCTGGTGATCAGCCTGTCATCATATACACCGGTCGTGACTCGAAGGATCATCAGAGCCAAAACATTGTGCTTCCCAAAAACCGATCTGACCCATACCTGAGGGAATGGACCAAAGCAGACAATAACCCCAGGATCCTACCGGTCGGACCAGGCTTGAACTCGACTGAGTTCAGGGATCCGACAACTGGTTGGATCGGACCGGATGGACTATGGAGAATAGCAATTGGTGCTGAGCTGAATGGTTACGGTGCCGCACTGTTGTACAAGAGTGAAGACTTTCTGAATTGGACTAGAGTTGATCACCCACTGTATTCAGACAATGCTCCATCAATGTGGGAGTGCCCAGATTTCTTCGCGGTATTGCCAGGCAATAACGGTGGACTGGACCTGTCTGCAGCGATCCCGAAAGGCGCCAAACATGTCCTGAAAATGAGTGTGGATTATTCTGACAAGTACATGATAGGGGTTTATGATCTCAAACGTGATGCGTTTGTTCCGGATGTTGTCCTAGATGACCGTCGGCTGTGGTTGAGGATGGATTACGGCACTTTCTATGCTTCAAAATCCTTCTTCGACTCGAAAAAGGGCAGGAGGATCATATGGGGTTGGTCCAACGAGACAGATAGTGTTTCAGATGATGGCGTGAAAGGTTGGGCAGGCATCCAT GCAATCCCCAGGACAATTTGGTTAGACAGCGATGGCAAACAGTTGCTGCAATGGCCGATTGATGAGATTGAGTCCCTTCGAAAAGATGAAATCAACCATCAAGGACTAGAGCTGAAGAACGGAGACCTATTTGAGATTAAGGGAATTGACACTTTGCAG GCTGATGTTGAAGTAGATTTTGAGCTGGCGTCCATCGACAGCGCCGATCCTTTTGATCCTTCCTGGCTTTTTGATGTCGAGAGGCATTGCCGGGAAGCAGGTGCATCGGCTAAAGGTGGCATAGGGCCATTTGGACTTGTTGTCCTGGCCTCTGACAACATGGAGGAGCACATTGCTGTGCACTTCAGAGTTTATAAATCGCAGAAAAGCCACATGATCCTCATGTGCTCTGATCTAAGAAG GTCTTCTCTGAGATCAGGACTGTACACACCAGCCTATGGAGGCTTCTTCGAATTTGACCTTGAAAAGGAAAGGAAGATATCTCTCAGAACTCTG ATTGACCGGTCGGTGGTGGAGAGCTTTGGCGGCGGTGGTAGGGTCTGCATAACAGCCAGGATTTATCCAGTGGCACTTGTCGATGGCAGGGTCCACATGTATGCCTTCAACAATGGAAGTACCACGGTCAGGGTGCCACAACTCAGGGCATGGAGCATGATGACAGCACAAGTGAATGTGAATAAGGGTTGA
- the LOC127296803 gene encoding uncharacterized protein produces the protein MKNPNHPPAAKPSASSKPPASASASAKSPADMAARKSRWGPPPAGAAPGSAGEKGVSTSRRTPTPTPSSNARRHPPAPLARNPPSPAAAIRAPPPAETPPPPQYGFNNLDRRTMLLADGTVRTYFALPPDYPFEPAPFPPPAHLPLHAGPEAWPPQQQFPPHDAKRKHHADPDEGFSRYPKQPRFEAPHHPSQAPPPVDRQAVRKAFLKYSKMLNESTAQKRSYLEGGRVPCLPCGRSSKDFADVHGLVMHAYNPPNADSYVDHLGLHKALCVLMGWDYTKAPDNSKAYQSLPPDLVRASREDLIMWPPTVIIRNTAYGRKKDGRSEGLGNKEMDKKIAELGFAGGKSKSLYGKEGHLGQTLIKFANNPAGLKEAERLAEFLERQDHGRVGWSRVQATHSLDPDTSPLLVETDNRGEKKRILYGYLAISSDLDELDSDSRKRATLKSRNEFDPSD, from the exons ATGAAGAACCCTAATCATCCTCCAGCAGCCAAGCCCTCCGCCTCCTCCAAGCcgccggcctccgcctccgcctccgccaagTCCCCCGCCGACATGGCTGCCCGCAAGTCGCGCTGGGGCCCGCCACCCGCCGGCGCCGCACCCGgctccgccggagagaagggcgtGTCCACCTCCCGCCGCACCCCGACCCCCACTCCCTCCTCCAACGCCAGACGGCACCCCCCTGCACCGCTCGCCCGCAACCCACCCTCGCCCGCCGCCGCcatccgcgcgccgccgccggcggagaCGCCTCCGCCGCCGCAGTACGGCTTCAACAACCTCGACCGCCGCACCATGCTGCTGGCCGACGGCACCGTGCGCACCTACTTCGCCCTGCCCCCCGACTACCCGTTCGAGCCCGCCCCTTTCCCCCCGCCCGCGCATCTCCCGCTCCATGCCGGCCCCGAGGCCTGGCCGCCGCAGCAGCAGTTCCCGCCGCACGACGCCAAGCGCAAGCACCACGCCGACCCCGACGAGGGCTTCTCCAGGTACCCCAAGCAGCCCCGGTTCGAGGCGCCGCACCACCCTTCGCAGGCGCCGCCTCCCGTCGACCGCCAGGCGGTTAGGAAGGCGTTCCTCAAGTACTCCAAGATGCTCAACGAGAGCACCGCGCAGAAGCGGAGCTACCTTGAAGGTGGACGCGTCCCGTGCCTCCCCTGCGGCAG GTCTTCTAAGGACTTCGCTGATGTGCATGGGCTTGTCATGCATGCTTACAACCCACCAAATGCTGATTCATATGTTGATCATCTTGGTTTACACAAGGCATTATGCGTCCTTATGGGATGGGATTATACAAAAGCCCCTGATAATTCTAAGGCATACCAATCATTACCTCCTGACCTTGTTCGAGCAAGTAGGGAGGACCTTATTATGTGGCCGCCAACTGTTATCATTCGTAACACTGCCTATGGGAGGAAGAAAGATGGACGCTCTGAGGGTTTAGGGAACAAAGAAATGGATAAGAAGATTGCAG AACTAGGGTTTGCTGGTGGCAAGTCGAAGTCCTTGTATGGAAAGGAAGGGCATCTTGGTCAGACACTTATCAAGTTTGCCAACAATCCAGCTGGCTTGAAGGAGGCTGAACGCCTTGCTGAGTTCCTGGAGAGGCAAGATCATGGACGTGTAGGTTGGTCACGGGTACAAGCCACTCACTCTTTAGATCCTGATACAAGCCCTTTGCTGGTTGAGACCGATAACAGGGGTGAGAAAAAGAGGATCCTTTATGGGTACCTAGCAATTTCATCTGATCTGGATGAATTAGACTCAGATTCGAGGAAAAGGGCCACCCTCAAGAGCAGAAACGAATTTGACCCATCTGACTAG